A region of Caballeronia insecticola DNA encodes the following proteins:
- a CDS encoding NUDIX hydrolase → MTLDGVSIRRLEQARRLLAIAQTGLHYATSDFDKERYDEIAGIAHAQLAEISSMDAQAVAQLFALESGYANPKLDVRCAVFDDTSRILLVRERADGLWSLPGGWADVGVSPAANAAKEVREESGYSVDIVRLLAVWDMNAHAHPPSLFHIWKLVFLGRIVTAGELVGAETIEAGFFDIDALPALSLGRVLPEQIRRLDELRRHDRTDFD, encoded by the coding sequence GTGACACTCGACGGCGTGTCGATACGGCGTCTGGAACAGGCGCGTCGTTTGCTCGCGATTGCGCAGACGGGCCTGCATTACGCGACCAGCGATTTCGACAAGGAACGCTACGACGAGATCGCCGGTATTGCGCATGCGCAACTCGCCGAGATTTCATCGATGGATGCGCAAGCGGTCGCGCAACTGTTCGCCCTCGAATCCGGCTATGCGAATCCGAAACTCGACGTGCGATGCGCCGTGTTCGACGACACCAGCCGCATTCTGCTCGTGCGCGAACGAGCGGATGGCTTGTGGTCCTTGCCGGGCGGATGGGCCGATGTCGGCGTTTCACCGGCGGCGAATGCAGCGAAGGAAGTGCGTGAGGAAAGCGGTTATAGCGTCGATATCGTTCGGCTGCTCGCCGTGTGGGACATGAATGCGCATGCGCATCCGCCGTCGTTGTTTCATATCTGGAAGCTCGTGTTTCTCGGCCGCATCGTGACGGCGGGCGAACTCGTCGGCGCGGAAACGATCGAGGCCGGCTTCTTCGATATCGATGCATTGCCTGCACTGTCGCTCGGGCGCGTGCTGCCCGAGCAGATCAGGCGGCTCGATGAATTACGCCGCCACGATCGAACGGACTTCGATTGA
- a CDS encoding MOSC and FAD-binding oxidoreductase domain-containing protein, producing MARLLSVNVGLPRDIEWKGRTVHTGSWKYPLQGRCMAKPTGLDGDGQGDLGGHGGEQRAVLAYQIESYRYWQERLSREAFTYGQFSENFTIDGLPDDAVCVGDVYRIGGAVFEVTQPRVTCYRVGIRMNEPRMAALLTSSGRPGFYMRVLEQGEVGAGDEIVLLRSAKERMTIEQMNALLYSANHPRDQLERALRIDALSPGWRGSFKAMLGSIDAGVTSGNAGLAQAATSNAAPAGFRKLQVTAIERESADVLSFVFEATDNEPLPLPRPGQYVVLKINRTSGEPPLFRSYSLSGAPSIRQYRISVKIEPHGAGGSHLRDHVRVGDTLNVSAPRGSFVLEEGKGPLVLMSAGIGATPVLAMLRALSSAGSERDVLWLYATRDGEHHPFADEARSLLRTMKHARSHICYSAPGTDDRIGERFDATGRMSRAILEGAGIAKDADVYICGPTRFMNDMKDTLVGIGMDGRRVHMERFGGVESLNPGIVDAPLRAPHLPRCAASEGPNVSFARSQITVHWNAATYGSLLELAEACDVPVRWSCRTGVCHNCESGLVSGSVDYDPEPLDKAADGNVLICCAQPKGDVVIDL from the coding sequence ATGGCCAGGCTGCTATCGGTGAATGTAGGGCTTCCGCGCGACATCGAATGGAAGGGGCGCACCGTGCATACCGGAAGCTGGAAATATCCGCTTCAGGGTCGTTGCATGGCGAAACCCACGGGCCTCGACGGTGACGGCCAGGGCGATCTCGGCGGGCATGGCGGAGAGCAGCGCGCAGTGCTTGCCTATCAGATCGAGTCTTATCGATATTGGCAGGAACGCTTGAGCAGAGAAGCCTTCACGTATGGCCAGTTCAGCGAGAACTTTACGATCGACGGCTTGCCCGACGACGCCGTATGCGTCGGCGACGTGTATAGGATTGGCGGCGCGGTGTTCGAAGTCACGCAACCGCGAGTCACGTGTTATCGCGTCGGCATTCGAATGAACGAGCCGAGGATGGCGGCGCTGCTGACATCGAGCGGGCGCCCGGGATTCTATATGCGCGTGCTCGAGCAAGGTGAGGTCGGCGCGGGTGACGAGATCGTACTGTTGCGTTCAGCGAAGGAACGCATGACGATCGAGCAGATGAACGCGCTGCTATACTCGGCCAATCATCCGCGCGATCAACTCGAACGCGCTTTACGAATCGATGCGCTCTCGCCCGGTTGGCGCGGATCGTTCAAGGCGATGCTCGGCAGCATCGACGCAGGCGTGACGAGCGGTAACGCGGGGCTCGCACAGGCCGCCACGTCGAACGCCGCGCCTGCCGGCTTTCGGAAACTTCAGGTGACGGCCATCGAACGCGAGTCCGCGGACGTTCTTTCCTTCGTGTTCGAAGCAACGGATAACGAGCCTTTGCCGCTGCCGCGTCCGGGCCAATACGTCGTGTTGAAGATCAATCGAACGAGCGGCGAGCCGCCCTTGTTCAGAAGCTATTCGCTGTCCGGTGCGCCGTCGATTCGACAATATCGCATCAGTGTGAAGATCGAGCCGCATGGTGCAGGCGGAAGTCATCTTCGTGATCATGTGCGCGTAGGGGACACGCTAAACGTCAGCGCGCCACGCGGAAGCTTCGTTCTCGAAGAAGGCAAGGGTCCGCTCGTGCTGATGAGTGCGGGAATCGGTGCCACGCCCGTGTTAGCCATGTTGCGCGCGCTTTCGAGCGCAGGGTCGGAGAGGGACGTGTTGTGGCTGTATGCGACACGCGATGGCGAACATCATCCATTTGCCGATGAAGCTCGCAGTTTGCTGCGCACGATGAAGCATGCACGCAGTCATATCTGTTATAGCGCGCCGGGAACGGACGACCGTATCGGCGAACGTTTCGATGCAACCGGACGCATGTCGCGCGCCATTCTCGAAGGCGCAGGCATCGCGAAGGATGCGGATGTCTATATTTGCGGACCCACGCGCTTCATGAACGACATGAAGGATACGCTCGTAGGCATCGGCATGGATGGACGACGCGTTCACATGGAACGCTTCGGTGGCGTCGAGTCGTTGAATCCGGGCATTGTAGACGCGCCGCTGCGCGCGCCGCATTTGCCACGCTGTGCGGCAAGTGAAGGGCCGAACGTGTCCTTCGCGCGCAGTCAAATCACCGTGCACTGGAACGCAGCAACGTACGGCAGTCTGCTCGAACTGGCCGAAGCCTGCGACGTTCCCGTTCGATGGTCATGCCGCACCGGCGTGTGCCATAACTGTGAGAGCGGACTCGTGTCGGGATCGGTCGACTATGATCCCGAACCGCTGGACAAAGCCGCCGATGGCAACGTGCTCATATGCTGCGCGCAACCCAAAGGCGACGTAGTAATCGATCTGTGA
- a CDS encoding COG4705 family protein, with the protein MSREFTLSDHASKVPPITLAFWIVKIAATTLGETGGDWVSMSLHLGYLIGSAIFALLFAGLVMAQVKAQRYHAFLYWATIVATTTLGTTLADFADRSLGIGYPGGVSIVAACLIVSLAVWYRVEGSVSVNSVETPRVEWFYWVTILFSQTLGTALGDWVAGNDRGGMGLGYETGALIFGGLLALVAVLYFFDALSRTLLFWAAFVLTRPLGATLGDFFDKPVAEGGLAVSRLSASLILSAFMLVCLTWMTFTDMRQRKALR; encoded by the coding sequence ATGTCACGCGAATTCACGCTGTCTGACCACGCATCCAAAGTTCCGCCGATCACGCTCGCTTTCTGGATCGTCAAGATCGCGGCAACGACACTCGGCGAAACCGGCGGCGACTGGGTCTCGATGTCGCTGCACCTCGGCTATCTGATCGGCTCGGCGATCTTCGCGCTGCTCTTCGCCGGCCTCGTGATGGCGCAGGTCAAGGCACAGCGCTATCACGCGTTCCTCTACTGGGCGACGATCGTCGCCACGACCACGCTCGGCACCACGCTCGCCGACTTCGCGGACCGCTCGCTCGGGATTGGCTATCCGGGCGGCGTGAGCATCGTGGCCGCGTGTCTGATCGTGAGTCTTGCCGTGTGGTATCGCGTGGAAGGCAGCGTGTCGGTGAATAGCGTCGAGACGCCCCGCGTCGAATGGTTCTACTGGGTGACGATTCTCTTCTCGCAGACGTTGGGCACCGCGCTCGGCGACTGGGTGGCGGGCAACGATCGCGGCGGCATGGGCCTCGGCTACGAAACCGGCGCGCTCATTTTCGGCGGCTTGCTCGCCCTCGTCGCCGTGTTGTACTTCTTCGATGCGTTGTCCCGCACGCTGTTGTTCTGGGCCGCGTTCGTGCTGACGCGCCCGCTCGGCGCCACGCTCGGCGACTTCTTCGACAAGCCGGTCGCGGAAGGCGGACTCGCGGTGAGCCGGCTAAGCGCATCGCTGATCTTGTCCGCCTTCATGCTCGTCTGCCTCACCTGGATGACGTTCACGGATATGCGTCAGCGCAAGGCACTGCGGTAG